One stretch of Candidatus Nealsonbacteria bacterium DNA includes these proteins:
- a CDS encoding DMT family transporter, translated as MKTEKNSSHNVLVGGLLVVAAMVIFGSYGLLVRFIQADAILLVWALQIVGVFCFSLYLLKNRVLFKHYNMLGHIFLMTIFVTVADLSFFMALRLTTVSTAVFVKFLMPIIVVVFTFRSSTVTIKKLLLLISLGTVGLFFVLLSQGNFSLVANAGTLWALVTAFTLALFIVLFKKIANVMPLPTILFYRYAIASIILLPLIFYANDIIYQVNESWPWLLGFGLLYAVAGTLIHTQGLKLTKVQYGAILGYIEPLAATVMSIVFLGEALTFPLLLGGILIFLGSALALK; from the coding sequence AAAATTCTTCACATAACGTATTGGTTGGAGGACTTCTCGTAGTTGCCGCGATGGTAATTTTCGGATCTTATGGTTTATTGGTAAGGTTTATTCAGGCGGACGCAATTCTTCTTGTGTGGGCGCTACAGATAGTTGGAGTATTTTGTTTTTCACTCTATCTTCTTAAAAATAGAGTTCTTTTCAAACACTATAATATGCTCGGCCACATCTTTTTGATGACAATATTCGTAACTGTCGCAGACCTCAGTTTTTTCATGGCGCTTCGACTGACTACCGTTTCAACTGCCGTTTTCGTAAAATTTCTGATGCCAATTATCGTAGTGGTTTTTACATTCCGTTCAAGCACAGTGACTATAAAAAAACTTCTGCTCTTGATTAGCTTAGGTACCGTAGGGCTTTTCTTCGTACTTTTGTCTCAAGGAAATTTTTCGCTTGTAGCGAATGCGGGAACTCTTTGGGCTTTAGTTACGGCTTTTACGCTTGCGCTATTTATTGTTTTATTTAAAAAAATAGCAAACGTTATGCCCCTGCCCACAATATTATTTTACCGATATGCAATTGCCTCAATAATACTTTTACCCCTTATCTTTTACGCCAACGACATTATTTATCAGGTAAACGAATCATGGCCATGGCTGTTAGGATTCGGACTTTTATATGCAGTTGCCGGAACATTAATACACACTCAAGGGTTAAAGCTTACTAAGGTCCAATATGGCGCGATACTCGGATATATAGAACCGCTTGCCGCAACTGTAATGAGTATTGTTTTTTTAGGCGAAGCCCTTACATTCCCACTTTTATTAGGAGGCATATTAATCTTTTTAGGAAGTGCTTTGGCGCTTAAATAG
- a CDS encoding HAD family phosphatase → MKIEGIGLDLEGNLVDIEFVHHTSHLEILREWGVPLSFDEALKLIPCFIGGPDEKVAEAAVKSSKERTGEDHDVAEYLKEKRARYKKYLPQVPMVLRPGVELSIRWLRSNGLEVVVGSVTNTDQARVIVERAGLINIIKKDNFIFREDVTHPKPDGEIWIKGAGKLGIKPEGMAIFGDSPGDIKSARNAGCPFGIAMPVFNKPELMIRLINEGADRIFMDWREINFPALFENLNQELQSKIRHF, encoded by the coding sequence TTGAAAATAGAAGGAATTGGTCTCGACCTAGAAGGAAACTTGGTTGATATAGAGTTCGTTCACCACACATCACATCTAGAAATATTACGCGAGTGGGGTGTTCCCTTATCTTTTGACGAAGCTCTTAAGTTAATCCCTTGTTTTATTGGCGGACCTGACGAAAAAGTCGCAGAAGCAGCGGTAAAGTCATCGAAAGAAAGAACCGGAGAAGATCATGACGTGGCAGAGTATTTAAAAGAAAAAAGGGCACGTTATAAGAAATATTTACCACAAGTGCCTATGGTGTTGCGTCCAGGAGTCGAACTATCTATCAGATGGCTGAGGAGTAATGGTCTTGAAGTCGTTGTCGGTTCAGTAACAAACACAGACCAAGCAAGAGTAATTGTGGAAAGGGCTGGTTTAATCAATATAATTAAAAAAGATAATTTTATCTTCAGAGAAGACGTAACTCATCCCAAGCCTGATGGAGAAATTTGGATCAAGGGCGCTGGCAAACTAGGAATAAAGCCAGAAGGAATGGCAATCTTCGGTGATTCGCCAGGCGACATAAAGTCTGCCAGAAATGCCGGATGTCCGTTTGGCATTGCTATGCCGGTTTTTAATAAACCAGAGCTAATGATTCGTTTGATTAACGAAGGCGCCGATCGGATATTTATGGACTGGAGAGAGATTAATTTTCCAGCTCTTTTTGAAAATTTGAATCAAGAACTTCAATCAAAGATAAGGCACTTTTAA
- a CDS encoding acyltransferase, which translates to MLNEISISLILVFSVLFYFGIIFYQKKHKIFPFSADILSQKPLMRLPFFDYAKGVAVLAIFIYHISYLLNFVSENFPDYFITWSQYINRLVMFAIPVFFISSGALLTIPNFEKKNIWIFYKSKLKKLLIPYLVFSFPAIFLLFFCLTEGKNNIFISLLVLPFWFIPFLLMLYLLYPGLWYLLAIKKIRPRLFLFFTFVFAVGYYVLSVYWSGWPFGNSVFGLYIFFFALGIVLKPMIFLNNREWLRKIYLPFWSILALIFYFGIGLISSKEGLLNCQFIYGPIVFLLLFYYFNWFSRFSFAKFIQKIGENSLYFYLIHFYVLAFLINMIKFFNLFYINPVVIFTGLFIFGFLITYFLVFGIIKFSGNYIKTDFNYSSIISSMRGLTYSAARYSKKSIKKLLFRLLPF; encoded by the coding sequence ATGTTAAACGAAATATCCATCAGTCTCATATTAGTTTTTTCTGTGCTGTTTTATTTCGGTATTATTTTTTACCAAAAGAAACACAAGATTTTTCCTTTTTCTGCTGATATTTTAAGCCAGAAGCCGTTAATGCGTTTGCCTTTTTTTGATTATGCTAAAGGCGTTGCTGTTTTGGCAATATTTATATATCACATTTCGTATTTATTAAATTTCGTCAGTGAAAATTTTCCGGATTATTTTATTACGTGGAGTCAATACATTAACAGGCTCGTAATGTTTGCTATCCCGGTTTTTTTTATTAGTTCCGGAGCTTTGTTAACAATCCCTAATTTTGAAAAAAAGAATATTTGGATTTTTTATAAAAGCAAATTAAAAAAATTGCTTATTCCTTATCTCGTTTTTTCTTTCCCCGCTATTTTTCTTCTATTTTTTTGTCTTACTGAAGGGAAAAATAATATTTTTATTTCATTGCTTGTTTTGCCTTTTTGGTTTATTCCCTTTCTTTTAATGCTTTATTTGCTTTATCCGGGATTATGGTATCTTTTGGCAATAAAAAAAATTAGGCCCAGATTATTTTTATTTTTTACATTTGTTTTCGCTGTCGGATATTATGTCCTTTCTGTTTATTGGTCCGGTTGGCCGTTTGGTAATTCAGTTTTCGGTTTATATATTTTTTTCTTTGCATTGGGAATTGTTTTAAAGCCCATGATTTTTCTGAACAACAGAGAGTGGCTCAGAAAAATTTATTTGCCTTTTTGGTCGATTTTGGCATTGATTTTTTATTTTGGTATCGGACTGATTAGCTCTAAAGAAGGATTATTAAATTGTCAATTTATTTACGGTCCCATAGTTTTTTTGCTTCTTTTCTATTATTTCAATTGGTTTTCCCGTTTTTCTTTTGCAAAGTTCATTCAAAAAATTGGCGAAAACAGCTTATATTTTTATCTTATTCACTTTTATGTTTTAGCTTTTTTGATAAACATGATTAAATTTTTTAATTTATTTTATATCAATCCCGTTGTTATATTCACAGGATTGTTTATTTTTGGCTTTTTAATAACTTATTTTTTGGTTTTTGGAATCATTAAATTTTCCGGCAATTATATAAAAACAGATTTTAATTACAGCTCTATAATAAGTTCAATGCGAGGCCTTACTTATTCAGCTGCCCGATATTCAAAAAAATCAATAAAAAAACTTTTATTTCGTTTGCTTCCTTTCTAA
- the obgE gene encoding GTPase ObgE, translating to MLIDDVKITVIAGHGGKGLVAFSKTKMSKGPTGGNGGNGGSVFIEGVSDLGALRQFRFKKVNKAKDGQNGKSQLNDGHCGEDLILYVPAGTVVHILHTGEDMEINKIRQKELLAKGGRGGKGNFLFRSSTNTSPMQFEEGKPGESFEVRLELKMIADVGFIGLPNVGKSSLLNELTNAKSKVANYPFTTLEPNLGVYYDLILADIPGLIEGASEGKGLGTKFLRHIERTKILFHFIAVDSADPISDYKTVRAELETHSKLLLEKPEYIFISKSDIASKAVVERIKSDFKKIGKEALAISIIDSDSLDNVKKILNKLISEKK from the coding sequence ATGCTTATAGACGACGTAAAAATAACTGTTATAGCTGGACATGGCGGGAAAGGCCTTGTGGCTTTTAGCAAGACAAAAATGTCTAAAGGACCAACAGGAGGCAACGGCGGAAACGGCGGCAGTGTTTTTATTGAAGGCGTTTCTGATTTGGGAGCTTTGAGGCAGTTTCGCTTTAAAAAAGTAAACAAGGCAAAAGACGGGCAAAACGGCAAGTCGCAGCTGAATGACGGACATTGCGGAGAAGATTTAATTTTATATGTGCCGGCAGGTACGGTAGTGCATATTTTGCACACAGGAGAAGACATGGAAATTAATAAAATAAGACAAAAAGAGCTTCTTGCCAAGGGGGGGAGAGGAGGAAAGGGAAATTTTCTTTTCAGGTCATCAACCAACACCAGTCCGATGCAATTTGAAGAAGGTAAACCGGGAGAATCTTTTGAAGTAAGGCTGGAATTGAAAATGATTGCCGACGTTGGGTTCATAGGTCTGCCGAATGTTGGTAAATCCAGTTTATTGAACGAGCTTACCAATGCAAAAAGCAAGGTTGCTAATTATCCCTTTACAACCCTGGAGCCTAATTTGGGAGTTTATTATGATTTAATATTAGCTGATATTCCGGGGCTTATCGAAGGCGCGTCTGAAGGTAAGGGCCTTGGCACAAAATTTTTGCGTCATATTGAAAGAACCAAAATTTTATTTCATTTTATTGCAGTTGATTCTGCTGACCCAATATCAGACTACAAAACAGTAAGAGCTGAATTGGAAACGCATAGTAAGTTGCTTTTAGAAAAGCCGGAATATATTTTTATCAGCAAAAGCGATATTGCTTCAAAAGCCGTTGTTGAGCGGATAAAAAGTGATTTTAAAAAAATTGGTAAAGAGGCCTTGGCTATTTCAATAATTGACTCTGACAGCCTGGACAACGTTAAAAAAATATTAAACAAACTAATTTCAGAAAAAAAATAA
- the trxA gene encoding thioredoxin: protein MPVTLTDKNFEKEIQRTDKLALVDFYATWCEPCSLIAPVLEKLEKEFEEKIVLLKANVDEIPFNAQKFQVDRIPMVTLFKGGKPISAFTGFRPESVIKEWLEKMIQDNMSFESSEDKQKKIEEMIKEYSEYAQNNGFQLNPDRKNVERVINGLLENEKKNGKKYCPCRRLSKNKEEDSKKICPCAYHKDEIAKDGRCFCGLFIK from the coding sequence ATGCCTGTTACTTTAACTGATAAAAATTTTGAAAAAGAAATTCAAAGAACAGATAAGCTGGCTTTGGTTGATTTTTATGCAACTTGGTGTGAGCCATGCTCATTAATTGCCCCGGTTTTAGAAAAATTAGAAAAGGAATTTGAGGAAAAGATTGTTTTACTAAAAGCCAACGTTGACGAGATTCCGTTTAACGCTCAGAAGTTTCAAGTTGATAGAATTCCAATGGTAACCTTGTTTAAGGGTGGGAAGCCCATCAGTGCTTTTACCGGATTTAGGCCTGAGTCCGTAATTAAAGAATGGCTGGAAAAAATGATTCAGGATAATATGTCGTTTGAATCTTCAGAAGATAAACAAAAAAAGATAGAAGAAATGATTAAGGAATATTCGGAATATGCGCAAAACAATGGTTTTCAATTAAATCCCGACAGGAAAAACGTTGAAAGAGTAATTAATGGATTATTGGAAAATGAAAAGAAAAACGGAAAAAAATACTGCCCTTGCAGGAGATTAAGTAAAAATAAAGAAGAAGATTCAAAAAAAATCTGCCCCTGCGCTTATCATAAAGACGAGATTGCAAAAGACGGCAGATGCTTTTGCGGATTATTTATAAAATAG